A genomic stretch from Roseovarius nanhaiticus includes:
- a CDS encoding peptide chain release factor 3 yields MLDTAPNRPDLPPEIARRRTFAIISHPDAGKTTLTEKFLLFGGAIQMAGQVRAKGEARRTRSDFMQMEKDRGISVSASAMSFDFKEFRFNLVDTPGHSDFSEDTYRTLTAVDAAVMVIDGAKGVESQTQKLFEVCRLRDLPILTFCNKMDRESRDVFDIIDEIQENLAIDVTPASWPIGMGRDFIGCYDMLNDRLELMDRADRNKVADSIEIGGLSDPKLDEHLPAAAVAKLREEVEMARELLPTLDPQAVLEGHMTPIWFGSAINSFGVKELMGGIATYGPQPQPQSAEPRQIAPEEGKVTGFVFKVQANMDPKHRDRVAFLRMASGHFKRGMKLTHVRSKKAMTVSSPVLFLASDRELAEEAWAGDIIGIPNHGQLRIGDTLTEGEALRVTGIPSFAPELLQTARAGDPLKSKHLEKALMQFAEEGAAKVFKPAFGSGFIVGVVGALQFEVLASRIELEYGLPVRFEPSQFTSARWAQGSQAAIDAFTKANQAHIAHDNDGDIVYLTRMQWDIDRVQRDYPDIRLTATKEMMV; encoded by the coding sequence ATGTTGGATACCGCCCCTAACCGCCCAGATCTGCCGCCCGAAATCGCGCGGCGCCGCACCTTTGCGATCATCTCGCATCCGGATGCGGGCAAGACGACGCTGACCGAAAAGTTCCTGCTTTTCGGCGGCGCGATCCAGATGGCGGGTCAGGTGCGCGCCAAGGGCGAGGCGCGGCGCACGCGGTCAGACTTCATGCAGATGGAAAAGGACCGGGGCATTTCCGTCAGCGCCTCGGCCATGTCTTTCGATTTCAAGGAATTCCGCTTCAATCTGGTCGATACGCCCGGCCACTCGGACTTCTCCGAAGATACGTATCGCACGCTGACAGCCGTGGATGCCGCCGTCATGGTGATCGATGGTGCCAAAGGCGTCGAAAGCCAGACTCAAAAGCTTTTTGAGGTGTGCCGCCTGCGCGATCTGCCTATCCTGACCTTCTGCAACAAGATGGACCGCGAGAGCCGGGACGTTTTCGACATCATCGACGAAATCCAGGAGAACCTGGCGATCGACGTTACGCCCGCCAGCTGGCCCATCGGTATGGGCCGCGATTTCATCGGCTGCTACGACATGCTGAACGACCGGCTGGAACTGATGGACCGCGCCGACCGCAACAAGGTGGCGGACAGCATCGAGATCGGCGGCCTGAGTGATCCCAAGTTGGACGAACACTTGCCTGCCGCCGCCGTCGCGAAGCTGCGCGAGGAGGTCGAAATGGCGCGCGAGCTCTTGCCCACGCTCGATCCGCAAGCGGTGCTCGAGGGACATATGACCCCCATCTGGTTCGGCTCCGCGATCAACTCCTTCGGCGTCAAGGAACTGATGGGCGGCATCGCCACCTACGGCCCCCAGCCCCAACCCCAAAGCGCCGAGCCGCGCCAGATCGCGCCTGAAGAGGGCAAGGTCACCGGTTTCGTCTTCAAGGTGCAGGCCAACATGGACCCCAAGCACCGCGACCGCGTGGCATTTCTGCGCATGGCCTCGGGCCATTTCAAGCGCGGCATGAAGCTGACCCATGTGCGCTCTAAAAAGGCGATGACGGTGTCGAGCCCGGTCCTTTTCCTCGCCTCCGACCGCGAGCTGGCCGAGGAGGCCTGGGCTGGCGACATCATCGGCATCCCGAACCACGGTCAGCTGCGCATCGGCGACACGCTGACCGAGGGCGAGGCGCTGCGCGTCACCGGCATTCCCAGCTTTGCACCGGAACTCTTGCAGACCGCCCGCGCGGGCGATCCGCTGAAGTCCAAACATCTCGAAAAGGCACTGATGCAATTCGCCGAGGAAGGCGCGGCCAAGGTCTTCAAGCCCGCTTTCGGTTCTGGCTTCATCGTCGGCGTCGTCGGCGCGCTTCAATTCGAAGTGCTGGCCAGCCGGATCGAGCTGGAATACGGCCTGCCCGTCCGGTTCGAGCCATCGCAATTCACCTCCGCAAGATGGGCGCAGGGCAGCCAGGCTGCCATCGACGCCTTCACCAAGGCCAACCAGGCCCATATCGCCCATGATAACGACGGCGACATCGTCTATCTGACCCGCATGCAATGGGATATCGACCGCGTGCAGCGGGACTACCCCGATATCCGCCTGACCGCGACGAAAGAGATGATGGTCTGA